Proteins from a genomic interval of Arachis hypogaea cultivar Tifrunner chromosome 10, arahy.Tifrunner.gnm2.J5K5, whole genome shotgun sequence:
- the LOC112715012 gene encoding REF/SRPP-like protein At1g67360 — translation MATTEKEVKFENKNKELKHLGFVRVAAIQTFVVVTNLYEYAKQNSGPLRSAVGTVEGTVTSVLGPVYNKLKDVPDDVLVFVDNKVDDATHKFGEHAPSFAKQGASKARSLIQSLAHEAGRFASEVQCGGPRAAIHYVTRESKDLVLINSVKLWKGLNHFPPFHALADVAVPTAAHCSDKYNHIVKHLSGKGYPLSGYLPLIPVDDIAKVFRQGGEASMNGGDEEACKNGKRS, via the exons ATGGCCACCACCGAG AAAGAGGTGAAATTTGAGAACAAGAACAAAGAGCTGAAGCATCTTGGGTTTGTGAGGGTTGCTGCAATTCAAACCTTTGTGGTTGTGACAAATCTGTATGAATACGCAAAGCAAAACTCAGGCCCTTTGAGATCCGCCGTTGGGACGGTTGAGGGCACTGTAACTTCCGTTCTGGGCCCTGTCTACAACAAACTCAAGGATGTCCCAGATGATGTCCTCGTTTTTGTTGACAACAAG GTGGATGATGCTACTCACAAGTTCGGTGAGCATGCTCCTTCTTTTGCTAAGCAGGGTGCTTCCAAAGCTAGGAGCTTGATTCAGAGTCTTGCACATGAAGCGGGACGATTTGCAAGTGAGGTTCAATGTGGAGGGCCAAGAGCAGCTATACATTATGTAACCAGAGAGTCAAAGGATTTGGTGCTGATTAACTCAGTGAAGTTATGGAAAGGACTAAACCACTTCCCACCATTTCATGCACTGGCAGATGTGGCTGTTCCCACTGCTGCTCATTGTTCGGATAAGTATAACCACATAGTTAAGCATTTGAGTGGTAAAGGGTATCCTCTCTCTGGTTATTTGCCTTTGATTCCCGTTGATGACATTGCCAAGGTGTTTAGGCAGGGCGGTGAGGCAAGCATGAACGGAGGAGATGAAGAAGCCTGTAAGAATGGGAAGAGATCATAA